A region of Ochotona princeps isolate mOchPri1 chromosome 2, mOchPri1.hap1, whole genome shotgun sequence DNA encodes the following proteins:
- the WDTC1 gene encoding WD and tetratricopeptide repeats protein 1 isoform X2 — protein sequence MAKVNITRDLIRRQVKERGALSFERRYHVTDPFIRRLGLEAELQGHSGCVNCLEWNEKGDLLASGSDDQHTIVWDPLHHKKLLSMHTGHTANIFSVKFLPHAGDRILITGAADSKVHVHDLTVKETIHMFGDHTNRVKRIATAPMWPNTFWSAAEDGLIRQYDLRENSKHSEVLIDLTEYCGQLVEAKCLTVNPQDNNCLAVGASGPFVRLYDIRMIHNHRKSMKQSPSAGVHTFCDRQKPLPDGAAQYYVAGHLPVKLPDYNNRLRVLVATYVTFSPNGTELLVNMGGEQVYLFDLTYKQRPYTFLLPRKCHSSGEVQNGKMSTNGVSNGVSNGLHLHSNGFRLPESRGNVSPQVELPPYLERVKQQANEAFACQQWTQAIQLYSKAVQRAPHNAMLYGNRAAAYMKRKWDGDHYDALRDCLKAISLNPCHLKAHFRLARCLFELKYVAEALECLDDFKGKFPEQAHSSACDALGRDITAALFSKNDGEEKKGAGGGPVRLRSSSRKDSISEDEMVLRERSYDYQFRYCGHCNTTTDIKEANFFGSNAQYIVSGSDDGSFFIWEKETTNLVRVLQGDESIVNCLQPHPSYCFLATSGIDPVVRLWNPRPESEDLTGRVVEDMEGASQANQRRMNADPLEVMLLNMGYRITGLSSGGAGASDDEDSSEGQVQCRPS from the exons GGTCACTCAGGCTGTGTCAACTGTCTGGAATGGAATGAGAAAGGAGA cctgctGGCCTCCGGCTCTGATGACCAGCACACCATTGTGTgggacccactgcaccacaagaaGCTGCTCTCCATGCACACGGGACACACGGCTAACATCTTCTCTGTCAAG TTCCTGCCTCATGCTGGGGACCGCATCTTGATCACAGGGGCAGCTGACTCCAAAGTGCATGTCCATGACCTGACTGTTAAGGAGACCATCCACATGTTTGGAGACCACACAAACCGGGTGAAACGCATTGCTACGGCCCCCATGTGGCCCAACACATTCTGGAGTGCCGCTGAGGATGGACTCATCCG CCAGTATGACCTTCGGGAGAACAGCAAACACTCAGAGGTGCTGATTGACCTGACCGAGTACTGCGGCCAGCTGGTAGAGGCCAAGTGCCTCACGGTCAACCCCCAGGACAACAATTGCCTTGCTGTCGGGGCCAGCGGGCCCTTCGTGAGGCTCTACGACATCCGCATGATCCATAACCACAG AAAGAGCATGAAGCAGAGCCCCTCAGCGGGCGTGCACACCTTCTGTGACCGACAGAAGCCCCTTCCGGATGGTGCGGCCCAGTATTACGTGGCAG GTCATCTGCCAGTGAAACTGCCCGACTACAACAACCGTCTGAGAGTACTGGTCGCCACCTATGTGACCTTCAGCCCCAACGGCACAGAGCTGCTAGTCAACATGGGCGGGGAGCAG GTCTATTTGTTTGACTTGACTTACAAGCAGCGGCCATACACCTTCCTCTTGCCCAGAAAATGCCACTCCTCAGGAG AAGTTCAGAATGGCAAGATGTCCACCAATGGAGTGTCCAATGGTGTGTCCAACGGCCTGCACCTTCACAGTAATGGCTTCCGGTTGCCGGAGAGTAGAGGAAATGTCAG TCCCCAAGTAGAACTGCCTCCTTATCTGGAGCGAGTGAAGCAACAGGCCAATGAGGCATTTGCCTGTCAGCAATGGACCCAGGCCATTCAGCTCTACAGCAAGGCTGTGCAAAGGGCTCCCCACAACGCCATGCTCTACGGAAACCGAGCTGCCGCCTACATGAAACGCAAGTG GGATGGTGACCATTACGATGCCCTGAGGGACTGCCTCAAGGCCATCTCCCTAAACCCATGCCACCTGAAGGCACACTTCCGCCTGGCCCGCTGTCTCTTTGAGCTCAAGTATGTGGCCGAGGCCCTGGAGTGCCTGGATGACTTCAAAGGGAAGTTCCCAGAACAGGCCCATAGCAGCGCTTGTGATGCCTTGGGCCGTGACATCACGGCTGCCCTCTTCTCCAAGAATGATGGTG AGGAAAAGAAGGGAGCTGGTGGCGGTCCCGTCCGCCTCCGCAGCTCAAGCCGCAAGGACTCCATCTCCGAGGATGAGATGGTGCTGCGGGAGAGAAGCTATGACTACCAGTTCCGCTACTGtggccactgcaacaccaccacGGACATCAAGGAGGCCAATTTCTTTGGCAG TAATGCTCAGTACATCGTCAGTGGCTCTGATGACGGCTCCTTCTTCATCTGGGAAAAGGAGACCACCAATCTAGTCCGCGTGCTCCAGGGGGATGAGTCCATTGTCAACTGCCTGCAGCCACACCCGAGCTACTGCTTCCTGGCCACCAGCGGCATCGACCCTGTTGTCCGGCTCTGGAACCCCCGACCAGAG AGCGAAGACCTCACGGGCCGCGTAGTGGAGGACATGGAGGGCGCCTCTCAGGCCAACCAGCGGCGCATGAATGCAGACCCTCTGGAGGTGATGCTGCTCAACATGGGCTACCGGATCACGGGCCTCAGCAGTGGGGGCGCTGGGGCCTCTGACGACGAGGACAGCTCAGAGGGCCAGGTGCAGTGCCGGCCCAGCTAG
- the WDTC1 gene encoding WD and tetratricopeptide repeats protein 1 isoform X1, producing MAKVNITRDLIRRQVKERGALSFERRYHVTDPFIRRLGLEAELQGHSGCVNCLEWNEKGDLLASGSDDQHTIVWDPLHHKKLLSMHTGHTANIFSVKFLPHAGDRILITGAADSKVHVHDLTVKETIHMFGDHTNRVKRIATAPMWPNTFWSAAEDGLIRQYDLRENSKHSEVLIDLTEYCGQLVEAKCLTVNPQDNNCLAVGASGPFVRLYDIRMIHNHRKSMKQSPSAGVHTFCDRQKPLPDGAAQYYVAGHLPVKLPDYNNRLRVLVATYVTFSPNGTELLVNMGGEQVYLFDLTYKQRPYTFLLPRKCHSSGEVQNGKMSTNGVSNGVSNGLHLHSNGFRLPESRGNVSSPQVELPPYLERVKQQANEAFACQQWTQAIQLYSKAVQRAPHNAMLYGNRAAAYMKRKWDGDHYDALRDCLKAISLNPCHLKAHFRLARCLFELKYVAEALECLDDFKGKFPEQAHSSACDALGRDITAALFSKNDGEEKKGAGGGPVRLRSSSRKDSISEDEMVLRERSYDYQFRYCGHCNTTTDIKEANFFGSNAQYIVSGSDDGSFFIWEKETTNLVRVLQGDESIVNCLQPHPSYCFLATSGIDPVVRLWNPRPESEDLTGRVVEDMEGASQANQRRMNADPLEVMLLNMGYRITGLSSGGAGASDDEDSSEGQVQCRPS from the exons GGTCACTCAGGCTGTGTCAACTGTCTGGAATGGAATGAGAAAGGAGA cctgctGGCCTCCGGCTCTGATGACCAGCACACCATTGTGTgggacccactgcaccacaagaaGCTGCTCTCCATGCACACGGGACACACGGCTAACATCTTCTCTGTCAAG TTCCTGCCTCATGCTGGGGACCGCATCTTGATCACAGGGGCAGCTGACTCCAAAGTGCATGTCCATGACCTGACTGTTAAGGAGACCATCCACATGTTTGGAGACCACACAAACCGGGTGAAACGCATTGCTACGGCCCCCATGTGGCCCAACACATTCTGGAGTGCCGCTGAGGATGGACTCATCCG CCAGTATGACCTTCGGGAGAACAGCAAACACTCAGAGGTGCTGATTGACCTGACCGAGTACTGCGGCCAGCTGGTAGAGGCCAAGTGCCTCACGGTCAACCCCCAGGACAACAATTGCCTTGCTGTCGGGGCCAGCGGGCCCTTCGTGAGGCTCTACGACATCCGCATGATCCATAACCACAG AAAGAGCATGAAGCAGAGCCCCTCAGCGGGCGTGCACACCTTCTGTGACCGACAGAAGCCCCTTCCGGATGGTGCGGCCCAGTATTACGTGGCAG GTCATCTGCCAGTGAAACTGCCCGACTACAACAACCGTCTGAGAGTACTGGTCGCCACCTATGTGACCTTCAGCCCCAACGGCACAGAGCTGCTAGTCAACATGGGCGGGGAGCAG GTCTATTTGTTTGACTTGACTTACAAGCAGCGGCCATACACCTTCCTCTTGCCCAGAAAATGCCACTCCTCAGGAG AAGTTCAGAATGGCAAGATGTCCACCAATGGAGTGTCCAATGGTGTGTCCAACGGCCTGCACCTTCACAGTAATGGCTTCCGGTTGCCGGAGAGTAGAGGAAATGTCAG CAGTCCCCAAGTAGAACTGCCTCCTTATCTGGAGCGAGTGAAGCAACAGGCCAATGAGGCATTTGCCTGTCAGCAATGGACCCAGGCCATTCAGCTCTACAGCAAGGCTGTGCAAAGGGCTCCCCACAACGCCATGCTCTACGGAAACCGAGCTGCCGCCTACATGAAACGCAAGTG GGATGGTGACCATTACGATGCCCTGAGGGACTGCCTCAAGGCCATCTCCCTAAACCCATGCCACCTGAAGGCACACTTCCGCCTGGCCCGCTGTCTCTTTGAGCTCAAGTATGTGGCCGAGGCCCTGGAGTGCCTGGATGACTTCAAAGGGAAGTTCCCAGAACAGGCCCATAGCAGCGCTTGTGATGCCTTGGGCCGTGACATCACGGCTGCCCTCTTCTCCAAGAATGATGGTG AGGAAAAGAAGGGAGCTGGTGGCGGTCCCGTCCGCCTCCGCAGCTCAAGCCGCAAGGACTCCATCTCCGAGGATGAGATGGTGCTGCGGGAGAGAAGCTATGACTACCAGTTCCGCTACTGtggccactgcaacaccaccacGGACATCAAGGAGGCCAATTTCTTTGGCAG TAATGCTCAGTACATCGTCAGTGGCTCTGATGACGGCTCCTTCTTCATCTGGGAAAAGGAGACCACCAATCTAGTCCGCGTGCTCCAGGGGGATGAGTCCATTGTCAACTGCCTGCAGCCACACCCGAGCTACTGCTTCCTGGCCACCAGCGGCATCGACCCTGTTGTCCGGCTCTGGAACCCCCGACCAGAG AGCGAAGACCTCACGGGCCGCGTAGTGGAGGACATGGAGGGCGCCTCTCAGGCCAACCAGCGGCGCATGAATGCAGACCCTCTGGAGGTGATGCTGCTCAACATGGGCTACCGGATCACGGGCCTCAGCAGTGGGGGCGCTGGGGCCTCTGACGACGAGGACAGCTCAGAGGGCCAGGTGCAGTGCCGGCCCAGCTAG